The following proteins are co-located in the Fusarium verticillioides 7600 chromosome 7, whole genome shotgun sequence genome:
- a CDS encoding glucose N-acetyltransferase 1, translated as MGVASTLMSRFCRILPPVTIITICFYFLIKLSLVSNTAVPNPEKWKNHALDFVEEDEEGYTPTFETTAIPTPRQTSAAQIEDLENKGEIGDFADDDEFLPFVDIEDDGDWDEENLQEMSGGKYENETVDDGGDWSRFAYIQYVTNEDYLCNSVMIFEALHRLGSKADRLLMYPQEMLDPEAEYASSHGGKLLIRARDEYNVTLQPIEIQHRDGQDETWADSFTKLLAFNQTQYERVLSLDSDSTVLKHMDELFELPPCPVAMPRAYWLYNDNPPKKILSSQLMLIQPDEVEFERIVQKMNNIGPNDYDMEIVNSLYLDSALILPHRKYDMLTAEFRAKDHSAYLGSEREQWDPNAVLNEAKFVHFSDWPVPKPWINDPEVRLQNQPDCATNETTCAEREIWNGFYTDFRDNRERVCESFGTQKWIHWKRMAKRTM; from the exons ATGGGTGTAGCGTCAACACTCATGTCGCGATTCTGCAGGATCTTACCACCCGTTACCATCATCACGATATGCTTCTacttcctcatcaagctctcccTCGTTTCCAACACAGCGGTTCCCAATCCcgagaaatggaagaatCACGCCTTGGattttgttgaagaagacgaagagggtTACACCCCGACATTCGAGACGACTGCCATCCCAACACCTCGTCAGACCTCGGCAGCGCAgatcgaagatcttgagaataAGGGAGAGATTGGAgactttgctgatgatgatgagttccttCCATTTGTCGatattgaagatgatgggGATTGGGATGAGGAGAATCTTCAAGAGATGAGTGGTGGGAAGTATGAGAATGAGaccgttgatgatggtggcgACTGGTCTAGGTTCGCTTACATTCAGTACGTAACGAACGAGGATTATCTTTGCAACTCTGTCATGATATTTGAGGCGTTGCATCGGTTGGGAAGCAAGGCGGATCGACTGTTGATGTATCCGCAGGAGATGCTTGACCCAGAGGCCGAGTACGCAAGCTCGCATGGTGGAAAGCTTCTCATCAGAGCAAGGGATGAGTATAACGTCACTCTTCAGCCCATTGAGATCCAACACCGCGATGGACAAGACG AAACCTGGGCCGATTccttcaccaagctcctcgCCTTCAACCAAACCCAATACGAACGCGTCCTCTCCCTCGACTCAGACAGCACCGTCCTCAAACACATGGACGAACTCTTCGAACTTCCCCCTTGTCCCGTCGCCATGCCCCGCGCATACTGGCTCTACAACGACAACCcacccaagaagatcctctcCTCGCAACTAATGCTAATCCAACCCGACGAGGTTGAGTTCGAGCGTATTGTCCAAAAGATGAATAACATCGGACCAAACGACTACGACATGGAGATCGTTAACAGTTTATACCTTGACAGTGCTCTTATTCTGCCTCACAGGAAGTACGATATGCTCACCGCGGAGTTTAGAGCCAAAGATCATTCAGCGTATCTTGGCAGTGAGAGGGAACAGTGGGATCCTAACGCTGTGCTTAACGAAGCCAAGTTTGTGCACTTTTCGGACTGGCCTGTGCCAAAGCCGTGGATCAATGATCCTGAGGTGAGATTACAGAACCAGCCAGATTGTGCTACAAATGAGACGACCTGTGCGGAGAGGGAGATCTGGAATGGATTCTACACGGATTTCAGGGATAACAGAGAG AGAGTCTGTGAGTCGTTTGGAACGCAGAAATGGATACATTGGAAGAGAATGGCGAAGAGGACTATGTGA